One window of the Cryptomeria japonica chromosome 7, Sugi_1.0, whole genome shotgun sequence genome contains the following:
- the LOC131044481 gene encoding zinc finger protein BALDIBIS has product MSTMTGEASFSSGNNNMLSTGGVASNPTQSVPVKRKRNLPGTPDPEAEVVALSPKTLMATNRFVCEICNKGFQRDQNLQLHRRGHNLPWKLRQRTSKEIKKRVYICPETSCVHHDPSRALGDLTGIKKHYCRKHGEKKWKCDKCSKRYAVQSDWKAHSKTCGTREYRCDCGTLFSRRDSFITHRAFCDALAEESARISGGITTEGGQIHNPLAVGQGGTVAAMPHVMGAPPSPGRSNMSRLGVATALEAQYNPSFFRQSFGNNAVSSGEMNSRPGLSLWLGQGPGDQQATRGGNMNPMEVAASGFFAQPPKNMFGSSDYDESQGPKPLSALLPMPPSNSGSLYPNLFASAPMNATPSNLQQGGNSENYGGSGITNWNDRSTASARLSLSTSSGLMSSSSSGNNNVNDGGNLNTSSMNYSSQQHGHSAQMSATALLQKAAQMGATSSSSSLLRGFGMPGSNSTSVGLGLSWQGTPQDHQRPQGAVPMNNTSLQGSQNLNPFMKGTMDHHHHVTEGGSNFQRTQSFSGSTRSSENVGLHDLMNSLSGDGSGLTTAGSLNAMQSAFGASMGDCGTFSPMNMIPARANMNPVKENLEQSLQRSSQEMMMIQGGMGMGNPARNEDGSADGLTRDFLGVGGVQVGGIHGRTFSQRDHDLAATFTSLSSGINITSFNNHRA; this is encoded by the exons ATGTCCACTATGACTGGTGAGGCGAGCTTTTCATCTGGAAATAACAACATGCTATCTACAGGAGGAGTTGCATCAAACCCTACCCAGTCGGTCCCAGTGAAGAGAAAAAGGAACCTTCCAGGCACTCCAG ACCCAGAAGCCGAAGTTGTAGCTTTGTCGCCCAagacattgatggcaacaaacaGATTCGTGTGCGAAATCTGCAACAAGGGGTTCCAGCGCGACCAAAACCTGCAACTTCACAGGCGAGGGCATAATCTGCCATGGAAGCTGCGGCAAAGAACTAGCAAGGAGATAAAGAAGAGAGTGTACATATGCCCCGAGACATCGTGCGTGCACCATGATCCATCCAGGGCACTCGGCGACCTTACCGGAATCAAAAAGCACTACTGTCGGAAACACGGCGAAAAGAAATGGAAGTGCGATAAGTGTTCGAAGCGATACGCTGTCCAATCCGACTGGAAAGCCCATTCCAAAACCTGCGGCACCCGAGAGTACAGATGCGACTGCGGAACTCTATTCTCAAG GAGAGACAGCTTCATCACCCACAGGGCTTTCTGTGACGCCTTGGCCGAAGAAAGCGCAAGAATTTCTGGTGGAATAACTACAGAAGGTGGCCAAATACATAATCCTTTAGCCGTTGGGCAGGGAGGAACAGTTGCTGCAATGCCTCATGTAATGGGGGCTCCTCCTTCGCCTGGAAGAAGTAATATGTCGAGACTTGGAGTAGCCACTGCATTAGAGGCCCAATATAATCCATCATTCTTTAGACAATCGTTcggtaacaatgcagtatcatctGGGGAGATGAACTCGAGGCCTGGGCTGTCGTTGTGGTTAGGACAAGGTCCAGGAGATCAACAGGCCACTAGAGGGGGCAATATGAATCCAATGGAGGTGGCAGCTTCTGGGTTTTTCGCTCAGCCGCCCAAAAACATGTTTGGGTCTTCAGATTATGATGAGTCTCAAGGGCCAAAGCCTTTATCTGCTTTGTTGCCAATGCCGCCTTCTAATTCTGGAAGCCTCTATCCCAATCTCTTCGCATCAGCCCCCATGAATGCAACTCCTTCCAATCTACAGCAGGGTGGAAATAGTGAAAACTATGGAGGATCAGGAATCACCAACTGGAATGACAGAAGCACCGCTAGTGCTCGGCTTTCCTTATCAACTTCCTCTGGATTGATGAGTAGCTCATCTTCTGGTAATAATAATGTGAATGACGGCGGGAATCTCAATACCAGTTCTATGAACTACAGTAGTCAACAGCATGGGCACAGCGCCCAGATGTCTGCAACTGCCTTGCTCCAGAAAGCTGCACAAATGGGTGCAACTTCTAGCAGTTCTTCCTTGCTCAGAGGATTCGGCATGCCTGGATCAAATTCTACTTCAGTGGGTCTGGGATTGTCATGGCAAGGAACACCTCAAGACCACCAGAGACCCCAAGGAGCGGTTCCAATGAATAATACTAGCTTGCAGGGGTCTCAGAATTTGAACCCCTTTATGAAAGGGACAATGGATCATCATCATCATGTAACCGAAGGTGGTTCCAACTTCCAACGCACCCAGTCATTCAGTGGCAGCACCAGGTCATCAGAGAATGTGGGCCTTCACGATCTGATGAATTCTTTGTCTGGGGATGGCAGTGGACTCACTACTGCGGGCAGCTTGAATGCCATGCAGTCTGCTTTTGGGGCAAGCATGGGAGATTGTGGGACCTTCTCACCCATGAATATGATTCCTGCTAGAGCCAATATGAATCCTGTTAAGGAAAATCTTGAACAATCTCTCCAAAGAAGCTCACAAGAGATGATGATGATACAAGGAGGAATGGGTATGGGTAATCCTGCTAGGAACGAAGATGGGTCGGCAGATGGATTGACCAGAGATTTTCTAGGCGTTGGTGGAGTCCAAGTTGGAGGAATACATGGAAGGACTTTCTCCCAGCGGGATCATGACCTTGCAGCCACTTTCACTTCACTAAGTTCAGGAATAAACATCACCTCATTTAATAACCACAGAGCTTAA